One Megalops cyprinoides isolate fMegCyp1 chromosome 4, fMegCyp1.pri, whole genome shotgun sequence genomic window carries:
- the LOC118776946 gene encoding nuclear factor interleukin-3-regulated protein-like → MKADGNMQAIKKEQSSDGSCHEEDVMSIAEGPQDSETEMMEQKLQNVAFKAKSSTCRRKREFIPDEKKDDLYWERRRKNNEAAKRSREKRRLNDMVLENKLMVLGEENANLKAELLSLKLRFGLVSSSAYAQEVQKISSSSTALYQDLTSPGASHASLFRDSEASRLGGGCISVIKHSPHSTRSDVSEASAVARDRACRTPEVIKQELVDSGSYPGEVREGSSPYELYPNYVANPFSASSSQPSPILPNTSSSSNSPRTLDGDEGVTSKSSDGEDEQRVPKGPVPSLLDPKGVIISTTKVPDISSSALPHKLRIKAKAVQIKVEAIDPDYDTPGRPFTHVDMSVKGYQAAQPAESDVIRSPRCPLSLQVTNTQDWAQPEHWHTERPETLQSGYKSRLCPGSPGPLTDKLKESSFADSKSENLYLKQGIAELSAEVASLKRLITNGQVSVVELSKDTAEHSLLSRGCYGK, encoded by the coding sequence ATGAAAGCTGATGGAAACATGCAAGCAATCAAGAAAGAGCAATCTTCCGATGGCTCCTGCCATGAGGAGGATGTGATGAGTATTGCAGAGGGCCCGCAGGACTCAGAGACCGAGATGATGGAGCAGAAACTGCAGAATGTTGCCTTCAAGGCCAAAAGCTCCACCTGCCGCAGGAAAAGAGAGTTCATTCCGGATGAAAAGAAGGATGACCTGTACTGGGAGAGGCGGCGGAAAAACAACGAGGCGGCCAAGAGGTCGCGGGAGAAGCGCAGACTCAACGACATGGTCTTGGAGAACAAGCTGATGGTCCTGGGGGAGGAGAACGCCAACCTCAAGGCCGAGCTGCTCTCGCTGAAGCTGAGATTTGGCCTGGTAAGCTCCTCGGCTTATGCCCAGGAAGTGCAGAAGATCTCCAGCTCTTCGACGGCCCTTTACCAAGACCTGACCTCTCCCGGCGCCAGCCATGCTTCCCTCTTCAGGGATTCTGAGGCCTCTCGGTTAGGAGGTGGCTGCATTTCCGTCATCAAGCACTCGCCGCACAGCACCCGCTCCGATGTGTCCGAGGCCTCCGCAGTGGCCCGCGACCGCGCCTGCAGAACCCCAGAGGTCATCAAGCAGGAGCTGGTGGACAGTGGCAGCTACCCTGGcgaggtgagggaggggagcaGTCCGTATGAACTGTACCCAAACTACGTGGCCAACCCTTTCTCGGCGAGCTCCTCCCAGCCGTCCCCGATTTTGCCAAACACGAGTTCGTCCAGCAACTCCCCCAGAACCTTGGATGGGGATGAAGGGGTCACCAGCAAGTCGTCAGACGGGGAAGATGAACAACGGGTCCCAAAAGGTCCCGTGCCCTCTCTCCTTGACCCAAAAGGTGTCATCATCTCCACCACCAAGGTGCCAGACATCAGCTCCTCTGCCTTGCCCCACAAACTCAGGATCAAAGCCAAAGCCGTCCAGATCAAAGTAGAAGCCATTGATCCTGACTATGACACACCAGGGAGGCCTTTCACCCATGTGGACATGTCAGTAAAAGGTTACCAAGCGGCCCAACCTGCAGAGTCAGATGTGATTCGGTCCCCTCGTTGCCCGTTGTCGCTCCAGGTCACAAACACCCAAGACTGGGCTCAGCCTGAGCACTGGCACACAGAACGCCCAGAGACACTACAGAGCGGTTACAAGAGCAGGCTGTGTCCCGGTTCACCCGGCCCATTGACAGACAAGCTCAAAGAAAGCTCTTTCGCTGATTCCAAGTCAGAGAACTTGTATCTGAAGCAAGGTATTGCTGAGCTGTCAGCAGAAGTAGCATCACTGAAGAGACTGATTACGAATGGGCAAGTTTCTGTGGTGGAGCTGAGCAAAGACACTGCTGAACATAGCTTGCTTTCAAGAGGATGTTATGGAAAATGA